A DNA window from Alligator mississippiensis isolate rAllMis1 chromosome 11, rAllMis1, whole genome shotgun sequence contains the following coding sequences:
- the LOC102568974 gene encoding zinc finger protein 629, whose translation MAQEEEPKVPYLQGLEEREIPGDPWTGEGTTSDNEEENPRQEGPEHEELDGPGLEEAEGDVCPEQSEGCEREQGSHPKKKQDDPSAPQGGLGKHKAPTTPKGASARGKPNTCEACGKSFSLQSNLLTHQRIHLGDRPYQCPECGRCFSQSSHLITHQRLHTGERPYRCRDCGRSFNVNSDLIKHQRTHTGERPYPCPECGRRFSSSSNLTRHQRLHTGERPYRCEACGESFRDCSSLTIHQRLHTGERPYVCADCGKGFTDSSLLIKHQRTHRTEKCYDCPDCGKSFSTSSYLLRHQRTHLPEKPYQCPDCGRGYSQFAHLTTHQRVHTGERPYICPDCSKSFTTSSALTKHKRIHTGERPYVCPDCGKSFTQSSNVITHWRLQHGKSL comes from the exons ATGGCACAAGAGGAGGAGCCAAAAGTCCCATATCTCCAGGGCTTGGAGGAAAGAGAGATCCCGGGAGACCCCTGGACAG GTGAGGGGACAACGAGCGACAACGAGGAGGAGAACCCACGGCAGGAAGGTCCTGAGCACGAGGAACTGGATGGACCAGGATTGGAAGAAGCTGAAGGGGATGTTTGCCCAGAGCAAAGTGAAGGCTGCGAGAGGGAGCAAGGAAGCCATCCAAAGAAGAAACAGGATGACCCCAGTGCCCCACAAGGAGGTTTGGGGAAACACaaggcccccacaacccccaagggGGCAAGCGCCAGGGGGAAGCCCAACACATGTGAGGcctgcgggaagagcttcagtctGCAGTCGAACCTGCTGACCCACCAGCGCATCCACCTGGGAGAccggccctaccagtgccccgaGTGTGGGCGCTGCTTCAGCCAGAGCTCGCACCTGATCACGCACCAGCGGCTGCACACAGGTGAGCGGCCCTACCGCTGCCGGGACTGTGGGCGCAGCTTCAACGTCAACTCCGACCTCATCAAGCACCAGCGCACCCACACCGGGGAGCggccctacccctgccccgaGTGCGGGCGGCgcttcagcagcagctccaacctGACGCGGCACCAGCGCCTGCACACGGGTGAGCGCCCCTACCGCTGCGAGGCCTGCGGGGAGAGCTTCCGCGACTGCTCATCCCTGACCATCCACCAGCGCCTGCACACAGGCGAGCGCCCCTACGTGTGCGCAGACTGTGGCAAGGGCTTCACTGACAGCTCCCTCCTCATCAAGCACCAGCGCACGCACCGCACTGAGAAGTGCTACGATTGCCCCGACTGCGGGAAGAGCTTCTCCACCAGCTCCTACCTCCTGCGGCACCAGCGCACCCACCTGCCCGAgaagccctaccagtgccccgaCTGCGGGCGGGGCTACAGCCAGTTCGCCCACCTCACCACCCACCAGCgcgtgcacacaggggagaggcccTACATCTGCCCCGACTGCAGCAAGAGCTTCACCACCAGCTCTGCCCTGACCAAGCACAAGAGGATCCACACAGGCGAGCGCCCCTACGTCTGCCCCGATTGCGGCAAGAGCTTCACCCAGAGCTCCAATGTCATCACACACTGGCGGCTCCAGCACGGCAAGTCCCTGTGA
- the LOC102569433 gene encoding uncharacterized protein LOC102569433, with amino-acid sequence MDRLRRVLRRRSAKVLSMGEESSREPGQEDRGPTCHDEEGPIRARRWLCPICCQKNPAAPSSRGKGEKKSTISKSKWRWPWVRLGRREPAPSQLQAPEEPCSSPPGSSGSLEPGPAAPQQEAAPWRAGDEGLAALGQELSQAHSSPCLSHSSSWDDWHTSQESGSTSTSSSEEEDSEKSPASHSSSTSSSSSSEGTDSSEESSTTTSTSSSSSEDSSSSLESGTSPAPGATCTVIPSPAGEELEEEEEDEEEEEEEDGRSPEEAALLLVKKHLQDPGEMLDGKDRQRFLLAIISLTIAADQSREVAVELEGLKAAMLERIVDLMETISVEGDQKHVLAYSIDAIRCLSDPKLSLEPALESRLLRTAVDKSFLAIRRETHRNQVMQRLYEEYLEGLLCCVLSSAPSLGKLYSIWEHFTSWIEAPDAQHRALGMKIMTGAIAFAVQLLPQFEGSPDIPEVGDMAARLGLTINDPEETITCKARACMYLLAQILLHQRGQDMRGAEELRCKRQNEQSQVQKYRDLARVGEGLRNILLEEQRRAFLQRALHAVHSRPIHISQAGLVFLYAILGEASRLMEHKEKEIPIRVVNKLFIITCLKELPQDLQGHSLLVTSCSALASLQPPTLAPAATPADHLNPEGTSMSEDDLPNLTGSPAAT; translated from the exons atggacaggctgcggCGAGTGCTGAGGAGGAGGTCGGCCAAGGTGCTCTCCATGGGagaagagagcagcagggagcctggacaGGAGGATCGGGGCCCCACCTGCCATGACGAGGAGGGGCCCATCAGGGCAAGGAGGTGGctgtgccccatctgctgccaaaaaaacccggcagctcccagcagcaggggcaagggTGAGAAGAAATCCACCATCTCCAAGTCGAAATGGAGGTGGCCGTGGgtgcgcctgggcaggcgggagccagCACCATCCCAGCTCCAGGCACCCGAAGAGCCGTGCAGCTCCCCTCCTGGGTCATCGggcagcctggagcccggccctgcagccccgcagcaggaggcagccccgtGGCGAGCCGGGGATGAGGGCCTAGccgccctggggcaggagctgagccaggcccacagcagcccctgcctgagccacaGCTCCTCCTGGGATGACTGGCACACGTCCCAGGAGTCCGGGagcaccagcaccagctcctcgGAGGAGGAGGACTCTGAGAAGTCCCCGGCGTCCCATAGTAgcagcacaagcagcagctcttcctcGGAGGGCACCGATAGCTCGGAGGAGTCCAGCACCACCACGTcgaccagcagctcctcctcagaGGACTCCAGTAGCTCCCTGGAGTCTGGGACCAGCCCGGCCCCCGGTGCCACCTGCACAG TGATTCCCAGCCCGGCCGgcgaggagctggaggaagaggaggaggatgaagaggaggaggaggaggaagatggaaggtccccggaagaagctgccctcctccttgtgaagaaacacctgcaggacccaggggag ATGCTGGACGGGAAGGACAGGCAGCGCTTCCTGCTGGCCATCATTAGCCTGACCATCGCTGCGGACCAGAGCAGAGAggtggctgtggagctggagggCCTGAAAGCGGCCATGTTGGAGAGGATCGTG GACCTGATGGAGACCATCTCAGTGGAGGGCGACCAAAAACACGTCCTGGCGTACAGCATAGACGCCATCCGCTGCCTCAG CGACCCGAAActcagcctggagccagcgctgGAGTCGCGCCTCCTGCGGACCGCCGTGGACAAGAGCTTCCTGGCCATACGGCGTGAGACCCATCGAAACCAG GTCATGCAGCGGCTGTATGAGGAGTACCTGGAGGGCCTGCTGTGCTGCGTCTTGTCCagcgcccccagcctgggcaagctctactccatctgggag cacttcACATCGTGGATTGAGGCGCCAGATGCCCAGCACCGTGCACTGGGCATGAAGATCATGACCGGCGCCATTGCCTttgctgtgcagctcctcccacaaTTTGAG GGCTCCCCTGACATACCggaggtgggggacatggcagcCCGCCTGGGTCTTACCATCAACGACCCAGAGGAGACCATCACCTGCAAGGCCAGGGCGTGCATGTATTTGCTCGCTCAAATCCTCCTTCATCAGAGGG GCCAAGACATGCGAGGGGCAGAGGAACTGCGCTGCAAGCGCCAGAATGAGCAGAGCCAGGTCCAGAAGTACAGGGACCTGGCGAGAGTGGGAGAG GGGCTGAGAAACAtcttgctggaggagcaaagGAGAGCTTTCCTGCAGAGGGCCCTTCATGCTGTTCACAGTAGACCAATACACATCAGCCAAGCTGGACTGGTCTTCCTGTATGCCATTCTGGGGGAAGCCAGCCGCTTGATGGAGCACAAG GAGAAAGAAATCCCCATTCGGGTTGTGAACAAGCTCTTCATTATCACCTGCCTGAAAGAGCTGCCTCAAGATCTGcaagggcacagcctgctggtcaCCTCCTGCAGTGCCCTCGCCTCTCTCCAGCCGCCCACACTTGCTCCTGCAG CAACACCTGCAGACCACCTCAACCCTGAAGGCACCTCCATGAGTGAAGACGACCTCCCCAACCTCACCGGGAGCCCGGCGGCTACATAG